The genomic interval GTCCCAGTAGGGAGCGCACGCGCCCCCGCGTGTGGCCGCCGCCCCGAGTCGGACGCTCGCGAACGTGCGAGCCGTGGACATGTCCCTGCGCAGGGCGATCTTCTGGATCCATCTGGCGGTCGGTGTCGCGGCTGCCATCGTGATCCTCACGATGGCGGTGACCGGCGTGCTACTCACTTACGAGGCGCAGCTCAACCGGTGGGCGCTTCGCGACTATCGTGCCGATCCGGCGGCCCAGGATGTCGCACCCCTCGAGCTTGACGAACTGATCGCGCGCGTGGCGGGCGGACAACCCGCCGGTCTCGTGACTTCCGTCGCCCTGCAACGGGATCCGCGCGAGCCTGCCGTCGTCGGGTTCGACGACGGAGCCACCGCCTATGTCGACCGCTTCACCGGCGAGTTGCTGGGCGACGGCGACACGCGAACGCGACGCTTCCTCCAGAGCGTCCTGTACTGGCACCGGTGGTTTGCCCTGGAGGGGGAATACCGGATCGTGGGACGGACGATCGTGGCGGTCGCGAACGTGGGCTTTCTGTTTCTGGTCGCCAGCGGGGTCTACCTCTGGTGGCCGGGGACCGGCGGCCGCGCCGCGTGGAGACACGCACTGTGGTTTCGCCGAGGCCTCAGCGGGCGGGCGCGCGATTTCAACTGGCACAACGTGATCGGTTTCTGGTCGGCCGTTCCGCTCGCCGTCATCGTCTTCAGCGGGGTCACCATCTCCTATCAGTGGGCCGCGGACCTCGTCCATCGGCTGGCCGGCGACACGCCGCCGTTTCAGCAGTCGCCGCGGCCGTGGCAGTCGGACGCGCGGGACGCCTCGGCCGTCGCGCCGGACGCGGCCACGCCGTTGATCGAACTGGAGGCACTCGTCACGGCGGCGGGCGCCGAGGCGCCCGAATGGAGAACGATGACGGTCGACCTTCCCCGCGCCGTTCACGACCCCGTCGTGGTCGCCGTCGACCGTGGTACCGGCCGCCAGCCGTCGCTAAGCGAGGACCTTATCTTCGACCAGTCGACCGGGGAACTGGTCCAGCGCGCCGGTTATCCGACCTTCACCCCCGGCTTCAAGGTTCGCCGCTGGCTACGCTTCGCGCACACCGGCGAGGTGTACGGCGTTGTCGGGCAGTCGATCGCCGGCATCGTATCCCTGGGCGTCGCCGTCATGGTCTGGACCGGTCTCGCGATGAGTTGGCGGCGCTTCTTCGGATCCGCCCGCTAGCCGCGCGTGGTGAAACCCTCGCTACATTCGAGCGGCGATGCACCTGGCGGCCACGGAATCACCTTCCGCCACCCACGGCGCGGGGATCTAGATGGTGGGCCGCGCTGGGATCGAACCAGCGACACCCTGATTAAAAGTCAGGTGCTCTACCACTGAGCTAGCGGCCCAAATCGTTTTATATCAATAACTTCCGGTGTGCCGGTTCTGTGCTGCCAGCCGGTGCTGCCAGCCAAAACCCTCCACCGCATTGGTGCCAGCAGAGCCGTTCTGCGGCGAAAGCGGCCCATCCGCCAGTCGTCGTCTGCTCTCTGGGAGTTGGCCGGCCCACGGGTCTCCATGCATTGTATGCTTGAACGCGCCGGGGGTGACGGCCTCGAGACACGAATGCCGGACTGCTTAACGCCGTGCTCCTCATCAGGACCTGAGCGGTGCCTGACCCTACTAACGGAGCACTGAAGGACGCGGGCGCTGCCGTTCGCCGCCCGCGGACGTTTCGCGTACTGGCTCTCCTGTTCGGTGTGCTCCTCGCACTCGTCTGTTTAGAGACCGTGGCGCGGGTGCTGCCGGTCAACGAGGGCCCCCAAGCGTTGTCGGTCAACGACGCGAATCCTATCTTCCGTTATCGGCCGAACCGGGAGTTCGTGTGGTCGGCGGGGTGGAACTTCTCCGCCGTCAACGAGGTCAAGGTCAACAACTTCGGTTTCGTCAATGATCAGGATTACGACCCCGACGGGACCGGTGCCCTTCTCGCAGTCATCGGGGACAGTTTCGTCGAGGCGTTCCGGGTGCCGTTTGAGCACACCTGCCACGGCCGGCTCGCCGCGCGCCTGAACGGCACGGCTCGTGTCTATTCCTTCGGTGTGTCCGGAACACCCTTGAGCCAGTACCTGGCGTATGCCGGGTACGTTCGGGACACGTTCAGACCGGCTGGCCTTGCGATTGTCATCATCGACAACGATTTTGATCAGAGCCTTGCCAAGTACGGGCTCCAGAGGGGCAAGCACCAGTTCGTGGAACGCGGCGGCGGCCGGCTCGCGCTAGAGCGAAGCGATCTCGAGTTCCGCCCGCGCTACAGGCTGGTCAGAGGATCGGCGTTGGCGAGATACGTGGCGATCAACTTGGGCATGGCAAGGGAACGGAATTATCGGTTGTTTACCGGCGAAGACCCGGATGCACGCGTCTCGGAGGCGGATCGTGCGACGTGGGTCGTCGACTCGAAGCGAGCCGTCGACGCGTTTCTCGACATGCTGCCCGCGGCGTCCGGCCTGGAGCCGGAACGGATCATGTTCATCGTGGACGGCATCCGCCCTCGCGTTTACGGAAGCGATGTCCCGGAGTGGGAGAAGGGAGTCTACCGCGAAGACGTGGGCTACGTGGATGCCATGCGGCGCTACTTCATCGAGAACGTTGTCCGCAGGGGATACGAGACCATCGACCTGGAGCCGGCGTTCGCCGCGCACTACCGGCTGCACCGAACGCAATTCGACTGGCTGCCGCTCGACGAGCATTGGAACGCACTGGGACACGAGGTGTGCGCGGAGGCAGCGGCCGGTTCGGAGCTGCTGCGGGAGTTGAAGACTCGTTTCTCTGCGGACGCTGCCTCGCCCGCACCGTAGATGAACAGCCTCAAAACAGCGTGTACACGAACGGGGCCGCCACGCTACCCGACATCAGTATCAACGCGCCGACCAGCAGCAGCACGAGGACGATCGGCGTCAGCCACCACTTCTTGTTGGTGGCCATGAACTCCCACAGCTCGGCGAGCAGACCGGGACGCGCCGCCTCGGCCTCCACCTCGAAGTCTCCGCCGCGTTCGTTTCCGGCTGCCTGCGATGGTCGGTCTGCCATGTCTCGAATCCCGTGTCGCCCGTTCCGACCCTAGAACTGCCGGAAATAGCGCCGCACGTCGCGCACCTGCCGGCGCGCGGTCCAGTAGCTGGCCGCGGATCGGTTCGGCGCGCGGTCCAGCGGGTCGCCGTGGACGAGGCGCAGTAACAGACCGATCGGCGTCAACAGCAGATAATACGTCGCGGCCAGCACCAGGTGCGACAGCGTCCACCCGATGGGGAACGCCGCGTAGAGCCAGCCGAGCCAGACCCAGCGGCGCAACGGCGGCGCCGCGGCGTAGACGGCGGCCAACACCCCACCCGCCGTCCAGACCATCCGCGCCGCCGCCGGGGCTTCCAGCCGCCAGTACACGAAACCGCCGGCAAGCGCGACGAACGCCGCCAGAAGCACCCCGAACCAGCGCAGCTCCCCGGCCGACGGATGCCGATTGAGCTCCAGCAGGGCCATCGCGCTCAGTCGAGGGCGAACTCGCGCAGATAGGCGCCTGCGTCGACCGTTGCGGCGTTCGGTTGCACCTGCCTGCGAAGCAGGAAGCGCTCCAGGACCAGCGCGTCCATGTTCGTCGCCAGGAAGCAGCGGTAGGCATGCTCGGGCGCGCACACGATCGGCTCGCCCCGCACGTTGAAGCTCGTGTTGATCAGGACCGGGCAGCC from Acidobacteriota bacterium carries:
- a CDS encoding PepSY domain-containing protein → MSLRRAIFWIHLAVGVAAAIVILTMAVTGVLLTYEAQLNRWALRDYRADPAAQDVAPLELDELIARVAGGQPAGLVTSVALQRDPREPAVVGFDDGATAYVDRFTGELLGDGDTRTRRFLQSVLYWHRWFALEGEYRIVGRTIVAVANVGFLFLVASGVYLWWPGTGGRAAWRHALWFRRGLSGRARDFNWHNVIGFWSAVPLAVIVFSGVTISYQWAADLVHRLAGDTPPFQQSPRPWQSDARDASAVAPDAATPLIELEALVTAAGAEAPEWRTMTVDLPRAVHDPVVVAVDRGTGRQPSLSEDLIFDQSTGELVQRAGYPTFTPGFKVRRWLRFAHTGEVYGVVGQSIAGIVSLGVAVMVWTGLAMSWRRFFGSAR